A stretch of DNA from Methanolinea mesophila:
CACCTGATCAGCACCGAGATAGAGGAGGAATCAAAGATTAGATTTTCAGCGTTCCCGATCATCCTGGGAGCTCTCGTGGTATGCCTCGCGTTATGCAGCCCGGTTGTTGCAGACCGCCCGGTCAACCAGACACCCGAGACCCAGGGGATCGTGACCAGCACCGCGATCGAATGCGTCGGCACGGTGACCAACACCGCCTCGATGGTCTGGACCGTAAGCAGCGAAGCAGTCAATGGTGCCCCGCTCAGTGCGTCGGAAAACATCGCGACCACTTCCTACAGCGAGAACACCATGGCGGTCGACGGCTACGTCCGGTACGTTAAGGAATTCGGCCTCGATACCTCGAACCAGGTGGCAAACACCAACAACGTGGAGTCAACCCGGATCATCGAGTTCGATGCCGCAGCCGATGGCAATCCCATGGGAAGGATGATCTCTTCCGAGGACATCCTGATCGATACCGCGGGCAACCCGGCATCTACGGCGGCAAATATGATCTGCCCCTTCGGATCCTCCAGCAGCAGCTCCATTCCGGCCTATTGCAACATCATCCAGGCAGGAAGCGACATTGACGTGACATCGGTCTCGGTGGCCACTGAGGCCTCCTCGAGGACCGTTGCAGCGTCCGCCGATATACCGGCAGCGCTCTCCTACCATATCAGGGCAACGGGCCTGGGCGGAGAACCTGCACAGGGATCTATCAGTGCCTACATACGGTCTCACATCCAGGAAGGCCGTGGCGACAGCACTGACAAGGCGGAAGACATGATGTTCGAGGAGCGAACAACCGCCAGCGGTGAGATCACGCTCTTTGACAAACTGATGGAATATCAGTCCGGCATGCGCCGAGTCTAAGAGCTCCACACACTCCTTTTTTATTCCTCGTGAGCACCGGGCGATGTGCATTTCCGGGATTTGGTCCCATGGCGTCACACCCTGATACCGGTGTGGAAATAATCCCTTCTTCATCCTGTTTGCACATCCGTCACCTATTATAACTGATTGCACCAATTTAATATGGAAATCATGAAGGCGGTTCTGGGTCTGGAAGACGGGACCTATGTAGTCGGTGAAGGGTTCGGTGCGGAGGGGGAGCGTTCCGGGGAACTGGTCTTTTCCACCCAGATGACGGGGTACATGGAAGCGCTCACCGATCCGAGTTACCACGGGCAGATCCTGATGTTCACGTTCCCCACCATTGGCAATTACGGGGTTGACAGGAAAAATTTCCAGCACCCCCGTGTCTGGGCCATGGGGTGTGTGGCCAGGGAGATCTGCGAGAAACCTGCAGCACTGCCGAATATGAGAGATTTTTTCGAGGAGAACGGCCTTCCGGGCATTATGGGCGTGGATACCAGGATGCTCACCATTAAGACCAGGGTAAAGGGGACCATGAGGGCGACCCTTGTCGTAGGGAACGACGACGGGGAGTACGCCGTCGCATCAGCACGGGAAGCCCCGTCCATCTCGCTCGAGGAACTGATCCCCGAGGTCTCCTGCCGGGCACCCTACCGGGTGGAAGGAAAGGGAAAGAAAATTGCGGTCATCGACCTTGGAATTAAAAAGAACATGGTTATATCGCTCAGGAAAAGGGATGCGGACGTCTACGTATTCCCCCATGACGTGAAAGCAGACCAGGTCATGGACTGCCGCCCCGATGCCCTTTTCATCAGTAACGGGCCGGGCGACCCTGTCCATGCCCGGCATGCCATCGAATGCGTGAAGGAACTGGCAGGGACGCTCCCCGTATTCGGCATATGCATGGGAAACCAGGTGTGCGGGCTCGCCCTCGGCGCGGAGACCTATAAGATGAAGTTCGGCCACCGGGGAACGAACCAGCCCGTCCGGTACAAGGACGGGAGCATTTACATCACCACCCAGAACCACGGGTTCGCGGTCGCCGCCGATACCCTTCCCGAAGGCAGCGCGCTCCTCTATTCGAACGTGAACGACGGGACCCTCGAAGGGTTCGAGGACCCCTATCTTGACATCAC
This window harbors:
- the carA gene encoding glutamine-hydrolyzing carbamoyl-phosphate synthase small subunit translates to MKAVLGLEDGTYVVGEGFGAEGERSGELVFSTQMTGYMEALTDPSYHGQILMFTFPTIGNYGVDRKNFQHPRVWAMGCVAREICEKPAALPNMRDFFEENGLPGIMGVDTRMLTIKTRVKGTMRATLVVGNDDGEYAVASAREAPSISLEELIPEVSCRAPYRVEGKGKKIAVIDLGIKKNMVISLRKRDADVYVFPHDVKADQVMDCRPDALFISNGPGDPVHARHAIECVKELAGTLPVFGICMGNQVCGLALGAETYKMKFGHRGTNQPVRYKDGSIYITTQNHGFAVAADTLPEGSALLYSNVNDGTLEGFEDPYLDITCVQFHPEAHGGPRDTEMPFFDTMFRRLD